The Acinonyx jubatus isolate Ajub_Pintada_27869175 chromosome D3, VMU_Ajub_asm_v1.0, whole genome shotgun sequence DNA segment GGGCAAAATTGTATCTTCTGCTTATTTTGTTATGTCCACGATAGAATATGACACAGGAAGGAGGCACTTACTAGGTACTTGATTTGCAGACTTGACAATGTCCCTTGGTTTCTTTTCAGATTTGCAGACTTGACAGTGTCCCTTGGTTTCTTCCCAGGTGACGAGAACAGTAAGCGTGTCCTTAAGAAGACCATCTTTTAAGAAATACAGTCATTGGGGGTGATACTAGATTCACAATGGAGGTTCCCCCAGCAGCCAAGCTTGGTGAGACCTTTGTGTTTGAGGACGGATTAGAGATGCAGCAAGAACTTTTCCCAGAGGAGGACCTGGGGGACCCTTTTCTTCAGGAAAGAGGCTTAGAGCAAATGGCTGTTATTTATAAGGAGATCCCTCTTGGGGAGCAGGACGAGGAACATGACGATTATGAGGGCAATTTTAGTCTGTGCTCAAGCCCTGTTCAGCATCAGAGTACCCCCCTGGTACACAGACCCCAGGACGATGACCTTTTCGGCCAAACCTTCCTCCAGAAATCAGACCTTAGTATGTGTCAGATAATCCACAGTGGAGAAGAACCCAGTAGACGTGACTGTGAACAGGTGAGCAAGGTGCACACAGGACCTAACGAACCTCACAGAACTGCGCCGCCAGCAAAACCCTACGCGTGTCgggaatgtgggaaggccttcagcCAGAGCTCCCACCTTCTCCGGCACCTGGTGAttcacactggggagaagcccTACGAGTGTTGTGAGTGCGGGAAGGCCTTCAGCCAGAGCTCGCACCTTCTCAGACATCAGATAATCCACACGGGGGAGAAGCCCTATGAATGCCGGGAATGCGGAAAAGCCTTTCGCCAGAGTTCAGCCCTCACGCAACACCAGAAAACCCACACTGGGAAGAGACCATACGAGTGTAGGGAATGTGGGAAAGATTTCAGCCGGAGCTCAAGTCTCCGAAAACACGAGCGCATTCACACGGGTGAGAAACCTTATCAGTGTAAGGAATGCGGGAAATCCTTCAACCAGAGTTCCGGCCTGAGCCAGCACCGCAAAATCCACACCCTGAAGAAGCCTCACGAGTGTGAGCTCTGTGGGAAAGCCTTCTGTCACAGGTCCCACCTGATTCGGCACCAGCGGATTCACACGGGgaagaaaccttacaaatgtgaAGAGTGCGGGAAAGCCTTCAGCCAGAGCTCCAACCTCATTGAGCATCGGAAGACGCACACTGGCGAGAAACCCTACAAATGCCATAAGTGTGGTAAGGCCTTCAGCCAGAGCTCATCCCTCATCGAGCACCAGCGCATCCACACTGGGGAGAAGCCCTATGAGTGCGGCCAGTGTGGGAAGGCCTTCTGCCACAGCTCGGCACTGATTCAGCACCAGAGAATCCACACAGGGAAGAAACCCTACACGTGCAACGAGTGCGGCAAGGCCTTCCGGCACAGGTCAGCCCTGATCGAGCACTATAAAACCCACACCAGAGAGAAGCCCTATGAGTGTAACAAATGCGGCAAGTCCTTCAGGGGAAGCTCACACCTTATTCGGCACCAGAAAATCCATGCTGGGGAGAAGCTCTAGAAAGAAGAGCTCACACCAAAGCTCGAAACCCTTTCCCAGATGGAGCCCACACCCCATAGCTTTGTCTCTGAGATCCCACCCACCCCTCTGATCCCAGGGCCAAAAAGAAATGTGTCAACCTAGGTGCTCCTGGCCATCCACACTAGCAGCAAGGCCCCCTCTtggccagctgggtgccccacaCTCAGCAGGTTTACGGAGTGGAAGGGAGGGTAAACTAACAGGAAAGCTGCTAAAATGGAGGCCTGCCCAAAAAAGAGAGCTGGCCTTCGATTGTTCATGTTTGACTCCCAAGCCCAGGAGACTGAATTTTGCCGTCTCTTCACCTTTGCCAAAATTCAGAAGAATGAACGCCAGAGGGAGAAAGTTGAGTTAAACACACAAGAATGTCAGGTGAACTCTTTTAACATCAGGTTGCAGTTTGGCACTTTTAGAAGACAGAACTCTGCTCATAGTCCAAATCAGCTGAAGGAAGATGAATCCAAAAGTAGATACATTAGCAGCAAAATGGAATCTTTCACCTGGCTTGGGCATTGGTGGGGACAACCGAAACAGGCTACAGAAGAAAAGGAGGGTCTGGAAGCATTCGTTCTGGGGTTGAGGGAGAGGGTGGCAAGTCCCTGGTGTGGTGTTTTAATCTCTGTTCTGGATTAGAGTGAGGTTGGTCTTTGGCAGGTGGCTCTTTCACAAGAGGGTTGAGGTTTCATTTCATGGGCCAGAGGATGTTTGACACTGCCTTGGACTCAGCCTGGCACAAGGAATTAGTGCCCTCCAGTGATAACCCCTCTATAAGACCCAGGGCCCCCAAGACCATGGTATGCCTTGGTTGTCAGCAGGGCCCGTGTCTGGTCTGGCTTCCAGTGCTGGGGGACATAGGAAGCAGGGCGATTCAGTCAGAGGTCCCAGTTCTGCGCCTCCTATTCCAGTGGCCTTGAGGAGGCTCCAAGGCTCGGTTTCCCTATCTGTGAGATGCGGATGGTGGGACCTGGCCACGTACCTCTGAGGGTCCAAGGCTCCTGTTCGCCATGAAACCACCCATGAAAGTGCTTTGGCGACTGGCAGTTGAAGGTGGGTGGAGACCCAGTGTGACCCTTGTCCCACTCAGAGATCTGAAAGGCAACCCTGTCTGTTTTCCAGGTGGCCGGGCTCACAGCAGGCCCTCCCATTAAACCAGAGCTTAGGCTTTCCTTCACTCCCTCCAGCCTGCACCCTGGGCCTTGTCCCAGACAGGGACCCTTCCCAGATGCCATCCTGAACCTCCCCCTAGCAGCAGCATGGTCTGTGTGGCCTGTGTCCCATGCTTCGGGCTGTCCTCTCCCTGGGAATTGTTCCAGAAGTACCATCGCCTGTGTCCTGCCAAGACCAGCTCAGTCGGCATCCCCAGAGGAGGGGCTCAGACAGGGGtgtgtttttaaagctccccaggtgattagGGCATTCCGGCCAGGGTGTGAGCCCTCTGCTGGGCATCCGTGCAACCCTAGCATCACCCAAATGTCAGGCCTGCTTGCCATGAGCAGAGCTTGAAGGTGGCAGTTCTGTCTCAGTCCCCATGCCTCCCATCCCCCAGGAATGGGCTCAGGCAGTGCTGTGTCTGGCTAGTTGGTAAGTGTCCCAGGTGCTCAGGCCTTCATTTGGCCACTGGGATCTCTTTGGTGCTACTTTCCCCCAGGCTCCTCAGAGGCAGTGTGAGCTATTTTGAAGTTTTCCAAAAGTTGATGGCTGGAATCCCATAACCCCATCATGGTAATGCTGGCTATTTCAGCTAATCAAGGGGTTGGCTTGGCAGTTATGTATAgttttgatgaataaaaatgagcAAGTCATAGTTGTTAGTAAGTGGGACTTGGCAGGCTAGGAATTTTCAGAGGACTGGTCTCCAGCTAGGGGATCACAGTGGGAGTCCCAGCCTGGAGAACAGCAGTTGCTCCTGTCCAGCTCTTCTCCTTGAAGGAGTGTGTGAAACAGCACCGCCAGTTGGTCAGGTCCCCTAGAACCTGCTGTACCACTAGCTAGACTGGCCTGACTGGGTGGCCCCTGGCTGTCTCCTGCAGGTGGCCTGTGCTGAGGGTCTTCAGTCATTTACCATGAGTGCAGAGAGAATCAAGACGCCTGTTCAGCGTGGGTGGGACAGCAGACCCCTCCCCTAGATCTACCTCCTCGGCCATCCCCTATTTGGCCTTACCTGGGCTCGGCCTCGGCCTCTCCTTATTGGGCAGTCATCTGGGTCCTACCTTTGCTGTCTCTTTCCGTGTGCCTCTGCACACCCCAGCCAAATCGATTTTCTTAAAGCATCTCTTTGCACATGTCACCATTCTCCTTAAAACCAACCTGCAGGGGCTTTTCTGCACATAAGCCCCCATTTCAGCCAACCTGGTTTGCCCCTTCTGAACAAACCACAGGGAGTTCCTGGCCACCCGCCCAGACGCTCTCTCCACTCCCAGCTTCTCTCCACTGTTTTTATGCGGTTCTTGCATTTTGGAATATGCActttgtcctcctcctccccccaccctctcctccctcctttcaaCAATTTATGGAACGTGGGGAATGAGACCCCCTTTCTGAATAGTTGACGGGTCCTCACAGAACTATGGTAAGACCAGGTACTTTTCAAAGCGTGAGCAGAACCTAGtcctttcttttcacatttcttcactgttttACGTGTTTTcaaatccttcattttatttaggtTCTTGAACAGTGTAATAGAACATCCTGGCAATATTTTAATCGCCCTTGAATTACTTGtcatttttgtttggttgtcttactttttttcttcttatgacAGACGTTGAGTCTTGTAAagctccaactcttggttttgtttactAATTGAATTGTTTTGTCCAACTGTATgtattccatctctctctctctctctctttttttgactTAATACTTCACATTTCTAAGATTAATTATTTAGATAcagttaattgtatttttaatgtttctagtAAAAGTAGTTACTTTGGTCTACGACTTTTTTCTCAGAGCTTTTTCTGTCCTCTGTCACTTTGACATGTGCTATTTTTTGTTATTAGGAATCTCCTTTTGGCCCaagtgttattttttatatttccatgtAATGAATGCATAGGTCATTGCTGTCATCTTACTGTACTGTGGTGTCAACATTTCTAAGTGTCCATAGAACTTCTCTGGGCCTGAACATATGATCCATTTTTATAAAGCATTTGTGTACTctcaagaaatgtatttttactcTATCACTTCTATTTGTgaactcagtttttaaattactgtattCAAATTCACACCTTCTCTGTTGCTTACTTTACAAGTTCTTAACCTGGGGTCTGCAGATTGCCTAGGAGTCCATGAGCATGCAGATCTATTTTGGAGGTTGTGTAGAGGGATCAAACAAAGCTGTGTGGTTATGTCCATGAATGAATTGCTTGGGGCTGGGCGTGGGGTGGGGTATCTGTAGCATTCACGACATTTTGGAAAGGCTCTGTGACCCCAAAATAGTTAAGAACACTCATTGGCCTGGTCAAATCATGGTCTGATGTGTTTCTTACCCTACCtatttctgtttcactttgtttctattttatgtatgtcCTTGTAATATTAGATGTACAGTTCTCTCCAATCCTTTTTGAGAAGTAGGCAGGGTATCACTAAGTAAGTACCATGATATTTGGAACATATATATTGAACAGTAATATATTGAAAAATTGTGCCTTTTAGTACCCTCCTTGCCTTTCTTAAGGCTTCTAgctgaaatttctctttttcagatATCATAATTGAAGACCCTGGcttttttcactttgcatttGCATGAGTTTATTTagctcagcattttatttttaaaatttgtgtatgTGCTTTGCTGTATAGCTTATAAACAGCaaagtgttggattttgttttctggttctttctataattctttttctttttatgtaagaaGTTCTCATATCATTATCATTTAGAGTAAGGTATAAATTatcttcatatttatattttaacatatattaacgTATTTAACCCAGAAAGGCCATGTCTTTTAATCTCTTATCTCTAGGAGTTATTAACCATGTGTGGAGTATCATCTCTGGGTAGGCTAGAGGCTCCACCATTGGGCACACCTGCTCCTCCCTGTCTTCGTCAgtgccaggctctgtcctgaaCCCACTCTAACTACCTCTGGCTTCAGTGTTTTGGGCTGTAACACGGAGGAATGAGGCCACCTCACAGCCTTGTGGAGCTCAGAGGAGTAAGAAATACAAACCTTCATGGCAAACTGGGGGCGTAGAAGATTCTTATACTATTAGTGTTTTgaaagatttctttaattttctgttcttACTCCCAGCGTTCTTTCAACATAACCTAGGTGCtttgctttttagaaaatattgCCAGATATAGCGAGAATTAGACATCACAGATCCGTCCCATGCTCCCTGAGTGAACCTGTATGGTAATTTGATCTCATAACCTCCATCCCCATCACCCGTCTGTCCCAGGTGGGTTCCCTGTCagccttccctttccccctctccatGGTGGGAGAAAAGCACTGTCATAATTGCAAAGGATCAAGAatggcagatggggaaactgacgCCAATGACTTACCAAAGGTGTGGCGAATTAGTGTTAGATCTACCTGGCAGCCATAGGGAAGAACAATTCCGGATGTTATGCTGGAGCCTTGGTTACTTGTTGCCAGGACTTCTCCAAGGTGAAGAGTGGTTGAGTCACCACCAGCCGAAGTGAAAACCATATACTCTCAGTGTGCTGAGTTGCTCAGCCTTTGAGGGGCAAGTTGCTGAGTTGCTCAGCCCTTGAGGGGCAAGTTGACATTTGCCAA contains these protein-coding regions:
- the ZNF70 gene encoding zinc finger protein 70 codes for the protein MEVPPAAKLGETFVFEDGLEMQQELFPEEDLGDPFLQERGLEQMAVIYKEIPLGEQDEEHDDYEGNFSLCSSPVQHQSTPLVHRPQDDDLFGQTFLQKSDLSMCQIIHSGEEPSRRDCEQVSKVHTGPNEPHRTAPPAKPYACRECGKAFSQSSHLLRHLVIHTGEKPYECCECGKAFSQSSHLLRHQIIHTGEKPYECRECGKAFRQSSALTQHQKTHTGKRPYECRECGKDFSRSSSLRKHERIHTGEKPYQCKECGKSFNQSSGLSQHRKIHTLKKPHECELCGKAFCHRSHLIRHQRIHTGKKPYKCEECGKAFSQSSNLIEHRKTHTGEKPYKCHKCGKAFSQSSSLIEHQRIHTGEKPYECGQCGKAFCHSSALIQHQRIHTGKKPYTCNECGKAFRHRSALIEHYKTHTREKPYECNKCGKSFRGSSHLIRHQKIHAGEKL